One region of Chlorobiota bacterium genomic DNA includes:
- the xseB gene encoding exodeoxyribonuclease VII small subunit, which translates to MAKKQRSFEESLERLAQIVDALESETTPLSEAMKLYEEGITVAQYCRQELQSAELKVEELKERMEGGITIQPFDE; encoded by the coding sequence ATGGCAAAAAAACAACGTTCGTTCGAAGAATCTTTGGAGCGATTAGCCCAGATTGTGGATGCTTTGGAAAGCGAAACCACCCCATTGTCGGAGGCCATGAAGCTCTATGAGGAAGGGATCACCGTGGCGCAGTACTGCCGCCAGGAATTGCAGTCGGCAGAGTTGAAAGTGGAGGAGCTTAAGGAGCGGATGGAGGGGGGAATCACCATTCAGCCGTTCGATGAGTGA
- a CDS encoding MtnX-like HAD-IB family phosphatase: protein MNTNVPTFPELNAPPDGSAAERLFRAHIFCDFDGTISHADIGWELFQRFGTQEPHHTMLVEGALPIGEYWKRVAASLHAPFTMEMLDSFLATVAIDPDIHPLLLIAKQQEIPFTIVSDGFDLYIQRFLERHGIGGVELFCNRAELTPEGRMSVRFPHATEGCNCPSAVCKRNVLLGLAHPDARIIYIGDGISDCCPAEHADIIFAKGKLAAFCNANRLPHYPFRSLAEVVVQITKLLARRRLRPRHQAALKRKSAWEGE from the coding sequence TTGAACACCAACGTCCCCACCTTCCCCGAACTGAATGCTCCGCCGGACGGTTCGGCGGCCGAGCGGTTATTCCGCGCCCACATCTTCTGCGATTTCGACGGAACCATCAGCCACGCGGACATCGGTTGGGAGCTGTTCCAACGGTTCGGAACGCAGGAGCCACACCACACGATGCTGGTGGAAGGGGCGTTGCCAATCGGCGAGTACTGGAAGCGGGTGGCCGCCAGCCTGCACGCCCCTTTCACGATGGAGATGCTGGATTCCTTTTTGGCAACGGTTGCTATTGATCCCGATATCCATCCGCTTCTTTTGATTGCCAAGCAGCAGGAAATCCCTTTCACGATTGTCAGCGATGGCTTCGATCTCTATATCCAGCGTTTTCTGGAGCGGCATGGAATCGGCGGGGTGGAACTTTTTTGCAACCGTGCGGAGTTGACCCCCGAGGGAAGGATGAGCGTAAGGTTCCCGCACGCCACCGAGGGGTGCAACTGCCCGTCGGCGGTTTGCAAGCGGAACGTTCTGCTTGGCTTGGCCCATCCCGATGCCCGGATCATCTACATCGGCGACGGCATCAGCGATTGCTGCCCCGCCGAACACGCCGACATCATTTTTGCGAAAGGGAAGTTGGCGGCGTTTTGCAACGCCAACCGGCTTCCCCACTACCCGTTTCGGAGCCTTGCGGAGGTGGTTGTGCAGATCACCAAACTGCTGGCACGCCGCCGCCTTCGCCCCCGGCACCAGGCCGCGTTGAAGCGGAAAAGTGCTTGGGAAGGTGAGTAG
- a CDS encoding leucyl/phenylalanyl-tRNA--protein transferase — translation MATIDFIDPYLAGDDGLVAIGGEFTTENLLKAYRMGVFPWPTDEDSIYWVSPIERGVMFLNELHIPRSLRKDRERTAFTFTIDRDFPSVIAACAAVPRQGQSGTWIIDSMVHAYCQLHELGYAHSVEVWDGDELVGGLYGVEIDGVYAGESMFHRRTNASKFALLHMMDHLRERGAQWIDIQMVTPHMAILGGKAIPRKEFLDMLSAAQSPERKLFG, via the coding sequence ATGGCGACCATTGATTTCATTGATCCCTACCTTGCTGGCGATGACGGGCTTGTGGCGATCGGTGGCGAGTTCACCACCGAGAATTTGCTGAAGGCGTACCGCATGGGGGTGTTCCCCTGGCCCACCGATGAGGACTCAATTTATTGGGTCTCGCCGATTGAGCGGGGGGTGATGTTCCTGAACGAACTCCATATCCCACGAAGCCTTCGCAAGGACCGCGAACGGACGGCGTTCACCTTCACGATTGACCGCGATTTCCCGAGCGTTATTGCTGCGTGCGCGGCGGTGCCCCGCCAGGGCCAATCGGGAACGTGGATTATTGACTCGATGGTTCACGCCTACTGCCAGCTCCATGAATTGGGATACGCCCACAGCGTCGAGGTTTGGGATGGCGATGAGTTGGTTGGTGGGTTGTACGGCGTGGAGATTGATGGGGTCTATGCCGGCGAAAGTATGTTCCACCGGCGCACCAACGCCAGCAAGTTCGCCCTGCTTCACATGATGGACCACCTGCGCGAACGCGGGGCCCAGTGGATTGATATCCAGATGGTGACACCACACATGGCAATTCTTGGAGGAAAGGCAATCCCCCGCAAGGAGTTTTTGGATATGCTTTCCGCTGCCCAATCGCCCGAACGGAAGCTGTTTGGGTAA